A stretch of Ammospiza caudacuta isolate bAmmCau1 chromosome 18, bAmmCau1.pri, whole genome shotgun sequence DNA encodes these proteins:
- the RANBP1 gene encoding ran-specific GTPase-activating protein, with amino-acid sequence MADTAEAHEDHDTSAENADDSNHDPQFEPIVSLPEQEIKTLEEDEEELFKMRAKLFRFASENDLPEWKERGTGDVKLLKHKEKGTIRLLMRRDKTLKICANHYITPLMELKPNAGSDRAWVWNTHADFADECPKPELLAIRFLNAENAQKFKAKFEECRNEVGKTAKKAGTDKNDSADKVAEKLEELSVKEESKESEKKETKEKTEEKQ; translated from the exons ATGGCGGACACGGCG gagGCACACGAGGATCATGATACTTCTGCTGAGAATGCAGATGACTCTAACCATGATCCTCAGTTTGAGCCCATAGTTTCCCTTCCAgagcaagaaataaaaactctggaggaggatgaggaagagctCTTTAAGAT GCGAGCGAAGCTCTTCAGGTTTGCATCAGAGAATGACCTTCCAGAGTGGAAAGAGCGGGGAACTGGTGATGTGAAACTCCTCAAGCACAAGGAGAAGGGAACCATTCGTCTCCTCATGAGGAGGGATAAAACCCTAAAAATCTGTGCAAACCATTACA TCACACCCCTAATGGAGCTGAAGCCCAATGCTGGGAGCGACAGGGCGTGGGTGTGGAACACACACGCTGACTTCGCAGACGAGTGCCCCAAGCCCGAGCTTCTGGCAATCCGATTCCTAAACGCAGAGA ATGCACAGAAGTTCAAGGCAAAATTTGAAGAATGCAGGAATGAAGTAGGCAAGACAGCAAAGAAAG CAGGCACAGACAAAAATGATAGTGCTGATAAAGTTGCTGAAAAACTAGAAGAGCTTTCTGTAAAGGAAGAGAGCAAAGAATCTGAGAAGAAAGAGACCAAggaaaaaactgaagaaaagcaataa
- the TRMT2A gene encoding tRNA (uracil-5-)-methyltransferase homolog A, with product MAEEGERCDRDPAPVAEAGDGTEPDSQAGEDPAEGPDVYRYIKGDLFTSEIYKVEIQNLPKYIGFNDVKKFLAKYGLNPHKIKLFGKQTFAFVTFKSEEERDKAMRVLHGALWKSRHLSVRLAKPKADPIAKKRKQEEGSEQGEAKRPAPCGEEPLSKRIADVVTPLWNVPYEAQLAQKKQECEQVLQKLTKEIGNNNRALLPWLFLQKQKFNKLCCPVEGVKASPLQTEYRNKCEFLIGIGVNQEDKTVGCRLGKYKGGTCAVVEPFDTIHIPAIAKKVVKAFQDYIRCTPYSVYSPETYEGHWKQLTVRTSRHGHIMAIAYFNPQKLSKEELADLKISLAKYFTEGMGKSSGVTSLYFVEEGQRKSPNLEDLPLEHVAGDKYIYEELLGLKFRISPHAFFQVNTQAAEVLYTAIGEWAQLSQESTVLDICCGTGTIGISLAKRVKKVIGIELCQEAVQDAKANAQINELSNIEFYCGKAEDIVPSLMNVLAPQNLITIVDPPRAGLHSKVILALRRAEHLKKLIYVSCNPRAAMNNFVDLCRAPSNRVKGASFRPVRAMAVDLFPQTRHCELLIFFERVEYANGSSAAAAPAASETPAAACGTKGMDGTSPASEGSQAAAGHGDCSPREGSP from the exons ATGGCGGAGGAAGGCGAGCGCTGCGACCGCGACCCGGCTCCTGTGGCGGAGGCTGGAGATGGGACAGAGCCGGACAGCCAGGCCGGGGAAGACCCCGCGGAGGGCCCCGACGTGTACAGATACATTAAGGGAGACTTGTTCACCTCCGAGATTTATAAAGTAGAGATACAGAACTTGCCCAAATACATCGGGTTTAACGATGTGAAAAAGTTCCTTGCCAAGTACGGGCTCAACCCTCACAAGATAAAACTCTTCGGGAAGCAGACGTTCGCCTTCGTGACGTTCAAGAGCGAGGAGGAGCGGGACAAGGCCATGCGGGTGCTGCACGGCGCGCTCTGGAAGAGCCGCCACCTCAGCGTGCGCCTGGCCAAGCCCAAGGCCGACCCCATCGCCAAGAAGAGGAAGCAAGAGGAGGGTTCGGAGCAGGGAGAGGCGAAGCGTCCGGCTCCCTGCGGAGAGGAGCCCCTGAGCAAGCGGATCGCGGACGTGGTGACCCCGCTGTGGAACGTGCCCTACGAGGCGCAGCTGGCCCAGAAGAAGCAGGAGTGCGAACAAGTGCTGCAGAAGCTGACAAA GGAAATAGGAAATAACAACAGAGCTTTATTACCCTGGTTGTTCCTGCAGAAGCAGAAGTTTAATAAATTATGTTGCCCAGTGGAGGGAGTGAAAGCATCACCCTTGCAG ACTGAATATCGCAACAAATGTGAGTTCTTGATTGGGATTGGTGTAAATCAAGAAGACAAAACTGTGGGTTGTCGTCTTGGCAAATATAAGGGTGGTACATGTGCTGTAGTGGAGCCATTTGATACTATTCACATTCCTGCTATTGCCAAAAAAGTAGTAAAAGCTTTCCAAGACTACATAAG GTGCACTCCTTACTCGGTGTACAGCCCCGAAACCTACGAGGGGCACTGGAAGCAGCTCACGGTGCGCACCAGCCGCCACGGCCACATCATGGCCATTGCTTACTTCAACCCTCAG AAATTGAGTAAAGAAGAGCTAGCTGACCTGAAAATCTCTCTGGCAAAATACTTCACAGAAGGGATGGGAAAGAGCAGTGGTGTTACTTCCCTGTACTTTGTGGAGGAAGGACAGAG GAAATCTCCCAATCTAGAAGATTTGCCTTTGGAGCATGTGGCTGGTGATAAGTACATATATGAAGAACTCCTTGGCCTAAAATTTAGAATTTCTCCTCATGCATTTTTTCAA GTGAACACCCAAGCTGCAGAAGTGTTGTACACTGCCATTGGCgagtgggcacagctgagccaggAGAGCACCGTGCTGGACAtctgctgtgggacaggaacCATTGGGATTTCTTTAGCAAAG AGAGTGAAGAAGGTCATTGGAATTGAGCTCTGTCAGGAAGCTGTGCAGGATGCCAAAGCAAATGCCCAGATTAATG AACTGAGTAATATTGAATTTTACTGTGGGAAGGCAGAAGATATTGTTCCTTCCCTGATGAACGTTTTAGCTCCTCAGAACCTGATCACGATTGTAGATCCACCACGGGCAGGGCTGC ATTCCAAGGTAATTCTTGCCCTGAGAAGAGCTGAACATCTAAAGAAGCTCATCTATGTCTCCTGCAATCCCAGAGCTGCAATGAATAACTTTGTGGA CCTGTGCCGGGCCCCTTCCAACAGGGTGAAAGGAGCCTCGTTCCGGCCCGTGCGAGCCATGGCTGTGGATCTGTTCCCTCAGACCAGGCACTGTGAGCTGCTGATCTTCTTTGAGAGGGTGGAATACGCcaatggcagctctgcagcagcagcacctgctgccagtgagaccccagcagcagcctgtggcACCAAGGGCATGGATGGCACCAGCCCAGCCAGCGAGGGgagccaggcagctgctggccatGGGGACTGCAGTCCAAGAGAGGGCTCACCGTAA